The nucleotide sequence GAAATAGTCTTCGTGGGTCTCCAGGCCCAGTGCCCGCATGCGCTTCGCGATCCGCGCGCTTACGAGGGCGACTTTCTGGGGCCCCAGGGTGATACCGCTCTTCTGGTACACCAGATCTTTGAATTGATCAAAGGTCCTGGGCTTCATTTGCTCTCCCTTGCGCCCGACCGGTGTATTTCACCGCCGGGCGACAGCGCGCGTTCGACGAATTCGCCCCAATTTCATTCTCCGCCGGGTCTGAAGCATTTTCCGGAGCGGGAATGGTCCGTTCCGGTTACATTAATGTGATCTCTGCGCTTCCGCGCATACGCTTTCGGTCGGGCCGCACGCGCATCCCGTGCGGGCGACGCCGTTGGCGTGTTGGCGCCGCGATCCTGTGCGGCGGCAGGCGTGACCGCCGCCGCGCGGACCCTCAGCCGGAGGCCTTGGCGAGCACTTCCTGTATCTTGTTGACGATGGTCGCGGGTTCGAAGGGCTTAATCACGTAGTTCTGGGCTCCGGCTTTGAGGGCGTCGATCACGCGACTCTTTTCCGCTTCCGTCGTTACCATGATGATGGGCATGGTTTTTCCGTTGGCCCGTATCGCGCGCACGGCATCGATGCCGAGCATGTTGGGCATGTTCCAGTCCATGAGGACGAGGTTGTAGTCCTTGGACTCCGTCGCGGCGACGGCCTCCTGTCCGTCGGCGGCCTGGTCGACATCGGAAATCCCGGCCCGTCCGAGGGCCCCAATCAGCACCTTGCGCATCACTGCGGAATCGTCTACCACCAAAGCATTCATGCTTGCATTTCCTTTCTTCGACACCAAGAGGAATTATTTCTTGGATTCCATTTCAAACGTAACCCGGAGGGTAAACGAACCCAGTTCGCTGTTGAACGGCACCTCCAACCATATGGAGCCGGTAGGGTAATCCACGTTGTAGCTGTTGCCCCGGACCACGGTGGGCAGGCTCAAGTCGATGGGGGGGCGATCATCGCCGCTCAACTTTGACTTGGCGCCACCGGCGACAATATTCACCATTTCCGCGATGGCGTCGGAGACCGTATCGTCGACCACTTTGATATCGGTCGAGAGGAGCTTGTTCACCATGTTGAGCGCCGTGTCCACGGGAAAGGAGAGTGCGACCATTCCGCGGGCCATACCGCTGAGTCCGATGAGGGCCATGACGTCCCGCGGATTCGCTTCGGGGCGGGCGACGCCAACGTCGCCCCGGATGGCCTTGCATCCGAGCATGGTGGAAAACAGGTCGTAGGTACTCTCAATGAAGGGGTTGATATATTCGACTTTCATTCCCATGTTTTCATCGTGCTCCTTTGAACGGCGGACTGGTACGCGGGCGGCCATTATAACGGGCGCGGGCGGGGTTACTGCAATTTAGTATCGCGGGTTGCATTTTTTGGAGTGGATGCAGCGTGACATTGGGGTTGGGGGGCATTGGGAGCGGCCTGTCTGGCCGCTCCATCCCGCGCGAAACACGGGAGCTCTTGGTCCGACCGGTGACACCGGGCGCAGCGGTGGGCTCCGGCGCGTTATTTGTGGCGGGCATGCCCATGACTACCTCGATCCTGAGGCACAACAGCGCCCATTTTGATGAATCAGGGCATGGCGAGTCAGAACGCGGTCCCCGGGGTGTTTTCGTGTCCCCGCTGATACCACCGGTGGGCATGCTGGTCATCCTTCCGTTCCCCCAGGATTCGGGTCCCCCTTCCACCCCGCGATCCTGGTTTCCGAGCTTGAGGTGGGGTGTCCGAGGACACCCTTCACTCAGCCGCTACAGTCCACACAGTGGTATTATAGACCAACGGATTCTAATTGTCCATACGGCACTTGCGGGATATTATGGAATATCGAACTGTCCGCGCCCGCTTTTATCACGGGGCGATCACATCCATAAGATAGGAAACGGACTGCCGGGTGAGGAGGTCGGTAAGCAGGATCTCGCAGGTTCCCGGGAATTCATTTTGCGCCAGGGGAATGAAGGTTTCGGCGAAGCCGCCCTC is from Candidatus Hydrogenedentota bacterium and encodes:
- a CDS encoding response regulator, which encodes MNALVVDDSAVMRKVLIGALGRAGISDVDQAADGQEAVAATESKDYNLVLMDWNMPNMLGIDAVRAIRANGKTMPIIMVTTEAEKSRVIDALKAGAQNYVIKPFEPATIVNKIQEVLAKASG
- a CDS encoding chemotaxis protein CheX → MGMKVEYINPFIESTYDLFSTMLGCKAIRGDVGVARPEANPRDVMALIGLSGMARGMVALSFPVDTALNMVNKLLSTDIKVVDDTVSDAIAEMVNIVAGGAKSKLSGDDRPPIDLSLPTVVRGNSYNVDYPTGSIWLEVPFNSELGSFTLRVTFEMESKK